A single Apostichopus japonicus isolate 1M-3 chromosome 11, ASM3797524v1, whole genome shotgun sequence DNA region contains:
- the LOC139975537 gene encoding uncharacterized protein isoform X1 — MNTKATLKLIVIIAYITILASEETIRYANFRAKENDWLFPFGSTVGIYCEQVTNSSIEVNYKSLDYTINRIVKDSQLQDDFATTYQFEVINLTTGLFTIKKLTNEINGTLFECRNEKELSARIVGFTRIDDNVNPTCTSSYQSRFIFEDSVQSDIEMSCTSEEGDPPVMMSTYIRDGNEIVTYNSTRTVSSYLHPSKTLSFSSDFNSSFNNSVFVCNVSQQLPAPYQSYQGSCSFGPILFLPLFSVTANPSTIDFSDIRKAVLRCTSNVSEVNLTWSNIPNHWKYDIKEGDTYIEVNVTDTGSDVNSEDIQCIGYYGDRNITSMIQISATNNPGTDVPYGDRDITSKMDYNEINDSGPDITVALVITAISLCLIFVMIVIVVLYFRLNVSFCNRNPELAKQNSSTNNANVRNTTITDDVVSSMRSQTENSALDVPAMIDNAIYETYKEKDCQNQTLSETERLEKEQEIEMVENEIYESSSFSGYE; from the exons ATGAATACAAAGGCGACGTTAAAATTGATAGTAATCATTGCCTACATTACTATTCTTGCTTCTGAAGAGACGATTCGATATGCAAACTTTAGGGCAAAAGAGAATGATTGGTTATTTCCTTTTGGAAGTACTGTAGGAATTTACTGTGAACAAGTGACAAACAGCTCGATAGAAGTCAATTATAAAAGCCTTGATTATACAATTAACAGAATAGTTAAAGATTCGCAATTGCAAGATGATTTTGCTACCACCTATCAGTTTGAAGTGATTAATTTAACAACTGGTTTGTTTACAATAAAGAAATTAACGAATGAAATAAACGGCACACTGTTTGAAtgtagaaatgaaaaagaattatCTGCTAGAATAGTGGGTTTTACTCGGATTGATGATAATGTTAATCCTACGTGTACGTCATCGTATCAATCTCGATTTATATTTGAGGATTCGGTACAAAGTGACATCGAGATGAGTTGTACTTCAGAGGAAGGAGACCCACCAGTGATGATGTCAACTTACATCAGAGATGGAAATGAAATCGTCACTTACAACTCAACCAGGACAGTATCCTCTTACCTGCACCCCTCTAAGACTCTATCATTCTCATCGGACTTCAACTCATCATTTAACAATAGTGTCTTTGTCTGCAATGTCTCTCAACAATTACCAGCACCTTATCAGAGTTATCAAGGATCTTGCTCCTTCGGACCTATACTGTTTCTCCCTTTGTTCTCTGTCACAGCGAATCCATCAACTATCGACTTCAGTGATATTAGAAAAGCAGTATTACGTTGCACCAGTAATGTAAGTGAAGTTAACCTTACCTGGAGTAACATCCCTAATCACTGGAAATATGATATTAAGGAAGGCGACACATACATTGAAGTGAATGTTACGGataccggaagtgacgtcaaCTCAGAGGATATACAATGTATTGGTTACTATGGAGATAGAAATATCACATCAATGATCCAAATCAGTGCAACCAATAACCCAG gAACAGACGTTCCCTACGGAGATAGAGATATCACATCAAAGATGGATTATAATGAGATAAATGACTCGGGCCCAGACATAACTGTTGCACTGGTTATCACGGCCATCAGCTTGTGTTTGATATTCGTCATGATTGTAATTGTAGTACTTTACTTTCGCTTAAATGTATCCTTCTGCAACCGAAACCCAGAGTTAGCTAAGCAGAACTCTAGTACGAATAATGCAAACGTTAGAAATACAACGATAACTGATGACGTAGTGTCATCCATGAGATCCCAGACTGAGAATAGTGCATTAGATGTACCAGCTATGATAGATAATGCTATCTATGAAACATATAAGGAAAAAGATTGTCAAAATCAAACATTATCCGAAACTGAGAGACTCGAAAAGGAACAAGAAATCGAGATggttgaaaatgaaatttatgaaaGCAGCTCTTTCAGTGGTTATGAGTGA